The following are encoded together in the Flavobacterium sp. TR2 genome:
- a CDS encoding ornithine cyclodeaminase family protein, with translation MEPIQFISDHFIEEKCNFKELIEKLRTGFSTPGINVPMRHHHDYPNPEEGKDSTLLLMPAFQAGKDLGVKIVTVSPNNGKYDLPSIQGTYIYLDGHKGNIKAILEAKSLTGKRTAATSALASSYLSRKDASSMLMIGTGALAVNLIQAHASVRPITEVYVWGRTIEKAQLVCDALEGSSFVCKPVSAIEEVISQVDIISAATLSPVPLVFGKWLREGQHLDLVGAYKKDMREADDEAVLKSSLFLDTYQGGLKESGDILIPLTNGIITKETIKADLFELCSNAKQGRTSDAEITYFKSVGHALEDLVAAGYFYEEYNNLTTQKNV, from the coding sequence ATGGAACCAATACAGTTTATTTCAGATCATTTCATTGAAGAAAAATGCAATTTTAAAGAACTTATAGAAAAACTCCGGACTGGTTTTTCGACCCCAGGCATTAACGTGCCTATGCGCCATCATCATGATTATCCTAACCCAGAAGAGGGCAAAGATTCTACATTGCTGCTTATGCCGGCATTTCAGGCAGGTAAGGATTTGGGAGTAAAAATAGTTACGGTAAGTCCCAATAATGGTAAATATGATTTGCCCTCCATTCAAGGAACTTATATCTACTTGGATGGGCACAAAGGAAATATCAAAGCAATACTTGAAGCAAAATCGCTTACAGGCAAACGAACTGCAGCGACATCTGCTTTGGCTAGCAGTTATCTATCGCGAAAAGATGCCTCGTCTATGCTGATGATTGGAACAGGAGCATTAGCTGTAAATTTAATTCAGGCGCACGCAAGTGTTAGACCCATAACAGAGGTTTATGTTTGGGGAAGAACGATCGAAAAGGCACAATTGGTTTGTGATGCCCTTGAAGGTTCTTCATTTGTCTGCAAACCAGTTTCAGCTATAGAAGAAGTCATTTCTCAAGTAGATATTATTTCGGCGGCAACTTTGTCACCCGTTCCGCTTGTTTTTGGAAAATGGCTGAGAGAAGGCCAGCATTTAGATCTTGTTGGGGCGTATAAAAAAGATATGCGTGAGGCAGACGATGAAGCAGTTCTAAAATCTAGTCTTTTTCTAGATACTTATCAGGGCGGACTAAAGGAAAGCGGTGATATTTTGATTCCGCTCACAAATGGAATCATCACGAAAGAGACCATCAAAGCAGATCTGTTTGAACTGTGCAGCAATGCAAAACAAGGCAGAACTTCTGATGCTGAAATTACCTATTTTAAATCCGTTGGACACGCTTTAGAAGACCTTGTTGCAGCTGGATATTTTTATGAAGAATATAATAATTTAACAACACAAAAAAATGTCTAA
- a CDS encoding molybdopterin cofactor-binding domain-containing protein, which translates to MKNKVNFFLNGKPAVIENPSPDLLLIDYLRSPEVGLCGPKKPCGQGGCGGCTVILSQWDSKEKKTSHLAINSCLRPVCAIEGLSITTIEGTGAARKPDPEHFVQKTSSTRMAAPLGEDYSPVLDEAEKKADEKRIAVFENIAKNTQDGSCTAEIELIKEVSNFPSEETHSGINPVAYQLALNNGSQCGYCSVGFVMNMSEFIINNKNATKKEIEQAFDGNLCRCTGYRSILTGMKTFASDWDSADEKKRMSCTLDPVGKAQLPGKLEIPFPKEAEHSPKGISINRWTTPATLEELGKILNENEDVRLVHANTSYGIYKNEYLPKTQYVDIRFIPELNEKSEIVNDHFQLSASTTYSDLIELLSKEIGDSVGSQNKSKLNITALEALDYMARRTAGRIVRNAATIGGNTMLVLKHIPKGTGEPFPSDLFTTLYALETKISYYLEKNGQFKAYTKTAEELLQAIIGEPKLADQIVLKSYEIPVKKSNAIVFAQKVALREVNSHSIVNATTNFNINDECIIESAVITLGGIAPYPWRAAKTEAAMLNKKLELEDVNSLSIILAEEVRQKLEEVEARMEEVPDEGFTPEYRTQLAVSFFYKSIINALVAKGVKIPENLISASENKWGHWPVSDGVQNYKTQNYKAPVAQPYIKVTAMYQTSGQIHYTHELPVPPQTLNGAFVQSRKALKNYFFSINGKKVKIEELRMHLKKEYPSFTDIITHENIKNGARNFQGMGNDQPLFAEELVNYVGQSIAMVLAANEQEAIKIAAEVSEKYVNYTKPGSPYTGDWSEPIFDFLEAITKGSIFPDAPTSTPFISHIWKITRPGSQFDWTKEQPDQPKTLLRKEKQSITQREEKVDNIPCTVVNSSQLCGGQAHFYMEPQACIATPIDEGRIKVQPSVQSPGGMHDTVASALAMYHHQVEVNVPPVGGGFGGKTEQTRFVAGPAAVAAKAVKKPVRIAMPRDEDTAMIGKRHAYYGEYEIAVDTGEAKLENKGIIHGFQLKMWGDGGAFYDCSFIVSNCVQLRTDNAYRIKNFESQIDVCRTNTAPSTAMRAFGDVQGKNIVENAIDDAAISIGMRPEDLREKNLYDRGDVTPFGQALTYCYMKQVWAYAKDVSNFEAKYKQVQDFNKENKWFKRGISIIPVKYGSGYNLLALEQSAAIMAINPGDGTVVIHQGGVEIGQGLVTQAQQVASYVLGIPMEMIFIDNVNTSITPNPTSTGGSTGTPYSCEAVKQTCEEMRARLMEFGYQMLNENGEDWCMKRNIDFWNYGAGENKGWATKINPNEGNKSMIWQNLISLAASQRVNLIASFNAKIKGGEVQIPVMTFKPESDQPNIPGIERIKNASLGGGVDSFVGFTYSVAVSVTEVDILTGEVKIISSDIIYDMGWSLNPAIDIGQIEGAFVQGIGYLLTEKLVSETKGPDQGRLNSTNTWRYKIPAITTIPLEMNTFLFPRDEKSVESIPPDPNQIFSAKEVGEPPLVLANSVFFAIKDAIRASRVERGLSPLFRLDAPATVQEVRRACEITEKNLINK; encoded by the coding sequence ATGAAAAACAAGGTAAATTTCTTTTTAAACGGGAAACCCGCGGTTATAGAAAATCCATCACCTGATTTGCTTTTAATTGATTATTTAAGATCTCCCGAAGTAGGGCTCTGCGGTCCCAAAAAACCATGCGGACAAGGCGGATGCGGCGGCTGCACGGTTATTTTATCGCAATGGGACTCTAAAGAAAAAAAGACCAGCCATCTGGCCATTAACTCCTGCCTGCGACCTGTTTGTGCCATAGAAGGACTTTCTATCACTACTATTGAAGGAACCGGCGCAGCTCGTAAACCTGACCCAGAGCATTTTGTGCAAAAGACCAGCTCGACACGTATGGCTGCCCCTCTTGGAGAAGACTATTCTCCCGTATTGGATGAAGCAGAAAAAAAAGCTGACGAAAAACGTATTGCTGTTTTCGAAAACATTGCCAAAAACACTCAAGACGGATCCTGCACTGCAGAAATAGAACTCATAAAGGAAGTCTCTAATTTTCCTTCTGAAGAAACCCACTCAGGGATAAATCCAGTCGCATATCAATTGGCGCTCAACAACGGAAGCCAATGCGGTTACTGCAGCGTTGGATTTGTGATGAATATGTCCGAATTCATAATCAACAACAAAAACGCAACCAAGAAAGAAATCGAACAGGCTTTTGACGGCAATTTGTGCCGATGTACAGGCTATCGATCCATCCTTACCGGAATGAAAACTTTTGCTTCCGATTGGGATTCTGCTGACGAAAAAAAGAGAATGTCCTGCACGCTCGATCCTGTTGGTAAAGCGCAGCTGCCAGGCAAACTAGAAATTCCTTTCCCAAAAGAAGCGGAGCATTCGCCTAAAGGCATTTCAATCAATCGCTGGACAACTCCAGCTACATTGGAGGAACTAGGAAAAATTCTAAATGAAAACGAAGACGTTAGATTAGTGCACGCCAACACTTCTTACGGAATTTACAAAAATGAATATCTTCCAAAAACCCAATATGTTGATATTCGTTTTATCCCAGAATTAAATGAGAAAAGTGAAATAGTAAATGATCATTTTCAATTATCAGCCAGCACTACTTACAGTGACTTGATTGAATTGCTTTCTAAAGAAATTGGAGACAGCGTAGGCAGTCAGAATAAATCCAAATTGAATATTACAGCGCTAGAGGCATTAGACTATATGGCACGCAGAACCGCTGGACGCATTGTGCGTAATGCCGCAACAATTGGCGGTAATACCATGCTGGTTCTCAAGCACATTCCAAAGGGCACAGGCGAGCCATTCCCTTCGGATCTTTTTACGACTTTATATGCTTTAGAGACAAAAATCAGCTACTATTTGGAGAAAAACGGCCAATTTAAAGCGTACACCAAAACAGCCGAAGAACTTCTTCAAGCAATTATAGGAGAACCGAAACTTGCTGACCAAATTGTTTTGAAATCCTATGAGATTCCTGTAAAAAAATCTAATGCTATTGTTTTTGCGCAAAAAGTGGCACTTCGTGAAGTCAACTCTCATAGTATTGTCAATGCGACGACCAATTTTAATATTAATGATGAATGCATTATTGAGTCAGCCGTAATTACTTTAGGCGGTATTGCGCCATATCCGTGGAGAGCAGCAAAGACCGAAGCAGCAATGCTAAATAAAAAGCTAGAACTGGAAGATGTGAATAGCCTTTCTATAATTCTGGCAGAAGAAGTCCGTCAAAAACTCGAAGAAGTGGAGGCTCGTATGGAAGAAGTTCCTGATGAAGGTTTCACACCAGAATACCGTACACAATTGGCTGTTTCGTTCTTTTATAAATCCATTATAAATGCTCTAGTTGCTAAGGGAGTCAAAATTCCAGAAAACTTAATCTCAGCGTCAGAGAACAAATGGGGACACTGGCCTGTGAGCGATGGCGTTCAAAATTATAAAACGCAAAATTACAAAGCTCCAGTCGCACAGCCATATATCAAGGTTACGGCCATGTATCAAACTTCAGGACAGATTCACTATACACATGAGCTTCCTGTACCACCTCAAACTTTAAACGGTGCATTTGTGCAAAGCCGCAAAGCATTGAAAAATTACTTTTTTTCAATAAATGGTAAAAAAGTCAAGATTGAGGAATTGCGAATGCATCTCAAAAAGGAATATCCTTCTTTTACAGATATTATTACCCATGAGAACATTAAAAACGGGGCGCGTAATTTTCAGGGAATGGGAAATGACCAACCGCTTTTCGCAGAAGAATTAGTAAACTATGTGGGACAATCTATTGCTATGGTGCTTGCCGCAAATGAGCAGGAAGCCATCAAAATTGCGGCAGAGGTTTCAGAAAAATATGTAAACTACACAAAACCAGGAAGCCCATACACGGGAGATTGGAGCGAACCAATTTTCGATTTTCTTGAAGCAATCACAAAAGGAAGCATTTTTCCTGATGCGCCAACTTCAACTCCATTCATATCTCATATTTGGAAAATAACACGTCCGGGAAGCCAATTTGATTGGACAAAAGAACAGCCAGACCAACCTAAAACTCTATTGCGCAAAGAAAAGCAGTCAATAACCCAAAGAGAGGAAAAAGTAGATAATATTCCCTGCACGGTGGTTAACTCTTCGCAGCTTTGCGGCGGGCAGGCTCATTTTTACATGGAGCCTCAAGCCTGTATTGCCACTCCTATAGATGAAGGGCGCATAAAAGTGCAGCCATCTGTCCAAAGTCCGGGAGGAATGCACGATACAGTTGCATCAGCATTAGCGATGTATCATCATCAGGTAGAAGTGAATGTTCCGCCTGTTGGAGGAGGATTTGGAGGAAAAACAGAGCAGACACGTTTTGTTGCCGGACCTGCTGCAGTTGCTGCAAAAGCAGTTAAAAAACCAGTCAGAATAGCCATGCCTCGCGACGAAGATACTGCTATGATAGGCAAACGCCATGCCTATTACGGCGAATACGAAATTGCAGTTGATACAGGCGAAGCCAAACTTGAAAATAAAGGAATCATTCATGGCTTCCAGCTCAAAATGTGGGGAGATGGCGGTGCTTTTTATGACTGCTCTTTTATTGTCTCCAATTGTGTCCAGCTTCGCACCGACAATGCCTATAGAATTAAAAACTTTGAAAGCCAGATTGATGTGTGCCGAACCAATACTGCGCCTAGCACGGCAATGCGCGCCTTCGGGGATGTGCAAGGCAAGAACATTGTCGAAAATGCCATTGATGATGCAGCTATTTCCATTGGTATGAGACCAGAAGATCTGCGCGAAAAAAACTTGTACGACCGCGGTGATGTCACTCCTTTTGGCCAAGCACTTACTTACTGCTACATGAAGCAGGTATGGGCTTATGCCAAAGATGTCTCCAATTTTGAGGCTAAATACAAGCAAGTGCAAGATTTCAATAAGGAAAACAAATGGTTCAAAAGAGGGATTTCTATAATTCCTGTAAAATATGGCTCAGGATATAATCTTCTTGCGCTAGAACAGTCCGCTGCCATTATGGCTATCAACCCGGGAGACGGAACAGTTGTTATCCATCAGGGAGGTGTCGAAATCGGACAAGGTCTGGTTACGCAAGCACAGCAAGTAGCTTCGTACGTCTTAGGAATCCCGATGGAAATGATATTCATTGACAATGTCAATACAAGCATTACTCCCAACCCAACAAGTACGGGAGGTTCGACAGGTACGCCTTATTCATGCGAAGCCGTAAAACAAACCTGCGAAGAAATGCGAGCTAGGCTTATGGAATTTGGCTATCAGATGCTGAACGAAAATGGTGAAGATTGGTGCATGAAAAGAAATATAGATTTCTGGAATTACGGTGCTGGAGAAAATAAAGGCTGGGCTACAAAAATTAACCCAAATGAAGGAAATAAATCTATGATTTGGCAAAACCTTATCAGTTTGGCTGCTTCTCAAAGGGTAAACCTTATTGCTTCTTTTAACGCTAAAATAAAAGGCGGTGAGGTTCAAATTCCTGTAATGACATTTAAACCTGAAAGTGACCAGCCCAACATTCCAGGCATAGAGCGTATAAAAAATGCATCTCTTGGCGGTGGCGTTGATTCATTTGTAGGCTTTACCTATTCTGTGGCAGTTTCTGTTACCGAAGTGGATATTCTGACCGGAGAAGTAAAAATCATCAGCTCTGATATTATTTACGATATGGGATGGAGTCTAAATCCTGCTATAGACATCGGACAGATTGAAGGTGCTTTTGTTCAAGGAATCGGATATCTTCTAACTGAAAAGCTAGTATCTGAAACAAAAGGTCCTGATCAAGGAAGGTTAAATTCAACCAATACTTGGCGCTATAAAATCCCAGCCATTACAACAATTCCTCTGGAAATGAATACATTCCTTTTCCCAAGAGATGAAAAGTCTGTAGAAAGCATCCCGCCAGATCCTAATCAGATATTTTCTGCCAAAGAGGTCGGAGAACCGCCTTTAGTTCTAGCCAATAGTGTCTTCTTTGCTATAAAAGATGCCATAAGAGCCTCAAGAGTAGAGCGCGGACTATCTCCCCTATTCCGATTAGATGCTCCTGCTACCGTACAGGAAGTGCGAAGAGCTTGTGAGATTACTGAGAAAAATTTAATCAATAAATAA
- a CDS encoding proline racemase family protein, translated as MSNTYQNICTNIDYKADDAVLQIKTIDMHTGGEPLRVIISGFPELKGSNVLEYRRDIKENYDFLRTALMFEPRGHADMYGCILLPPNDEDADFGILFMHNEGYSSMCGHAIIAISTLAAKMKWIEIKEGENELKIDAPCGRIFSFVNVLNGEVTGVRFHCVPSFAVGLDRIVNIDGIGKVTYDLAYGGAFYAYVDLRKNTHLNFGLTEENYRAIIQNGVDIKHAVMNQDKEILHPFEEDLSFLYGTIFIDEPMNTGNHSRNVCVFADGEVDRSPTGSGVSGRIAIEKARNAINLNEFITIESITGSTFIGSLVREEKFGPFRAVIPQVEGTAFVTGVNTFLIDPKDPMRNGFILR; from the coding sequence ATGTCTAATACCTACCAAAATATTTGTACTAATATAGATTATAAAGCTGATGATGCTGTACTGCAGATCAAAACGATTGATATGCACACAGGCGGCGAGCCATTGCGCGTAATTATTTCTGGTTTTCCAGAACTGAAAGGGAGCAATGTTTTAGAGTACCGAAGAGATATAAAAGAAAACTACGATTTTTTAAGAACAGCATTGATGTTTGAACCTCGCGGCCACGCTGATATGTATGGCTGCATTTTGCTTCCGCCAAATGATGAGGATGCAGATTTTGGGATTCTTTTCATGCACAATGAAGGATATAGCAGTATGTGCGGCCATGCCATAATTGCAATAAGCACATTGGCGGCAAAAATGAAATGGATAGAGATAAAAGAGGGAGAAAATGAATTGAAAATTGATGCTCCGTGCGGACGAATTTTCTCGTTTGTCAATGTTTTGAATGGCGAAGTAACAGGGGTTAGATTCCATTGCGTACCAAGTTTTGCTGTAGGACTTGATCGTATTGTAAACATAGACGGCATTGGCAAAGTTACCTATGATTTGGCTTATGGAGGCGCGTTTTATGCGTATGTCGATTTGAGAAAAAATACACATTTGAATTTTGGATTGACTGAGGAAAATTATAGAGCCATTATTCAGAATGGAGTAGACATCAAACACGCTGTAATGAATCAGGATAAAGAAATTCTTCATCCGTTTGAGGAAGATTTGAGTTTCTTATACGGAACCATTTTTATCGATGAGCCAATGAATACGGGCAATCACAGCCGAAATGTTTGTGTTTTTGCCGATGGCGAAGTCGATCGTTCTCCAACAGGATCTGGTGTTTCTGGAAGAATTGCTATAGAAAAAGCCAGAAATGCCATCAATTTGAATGAATTTATTACAATTGAAAGTATAACAGGAAGCACATTTATAGGTTCTCTCGTGAGGGAAGAAAAATTTGGACCTTTCAGAGCTGTGATTCCGCAAGTTGAAGGAACGGCTTTTGTAACAGGAGTAAACACCTTTTTAATAGATCCAAAAGATCCAATGAGAAATGGTTTTATACTGAGATAG